From Schizosaccharomyces pombe strain 972h- genome assembly, chromosome: II, the proteins below share one genomic window:
- the wsc1 gene encoding transmembrane receptor Wsc1, whose protein sequence is MVFLNSSPFKGRLLFFVYLLIISTRLVAADMNTQYGCYLVDSSLTEQGTFTYLDPAYCYNNICGGSDNIAFVAIRNNQCYCGSTLTATEVSSSLCTTPCPGYGSLMCGGDLYWSVYLTGNGVLQTTVSSSSVSSTTSSSSSSSPSSSSTTTTTSPSSSSSSSSSSSSSSSSSSSSSSSSSSSSSSSSSSSSSSSSSSSSSSSSSSSSVPITSSTSSSHSSSSSSSSSSSSSSRPSSSSSFITTMSSSTFISTVTVTPSSSSSSTSSEVPSSTAALALNASKASNHTSLNAGAIVGIVIGCVAFAVVMALCIFLYFYFRRFKIRMSDSANEGKYPSYASELDSRLDPAMMNRKSSESLADSQDYSRKILRVTNLN, encoded by the coding sequence ATGgtctttttaaattcctCTCCCTTTAAGGGGAGGttactattttttgtttaccttTTGATAATTTCTACTCGGTTGGTGGCGGCTGACATGAACACTCAATATGGCTGTTATCTCGTGGATAGTAGCTTAACTGAACAAGGCACGTTTACCTATCTTGATCCAGCGTATTGCTATAACAACATTTGTGGTGGATCTGATAATATAGCATTTGTAGCTATCCGTAATAATCAATGTTATTGCGGTAGTACACTTACTGCTACAGAAGTTTCAAGTTCTCTTTGCACAACGCCTTGTCCAGGTTATGGTTCTCTTATGTGTGGTGGTGATCTGTACTGGTCGGTTTATCTGACTGGCAATGGGGTTTTGCAAACCACGGTTTCTAGCTCGTCAGTGTCGTCTACGACCTCTTCgtcttcatcatcatctCCAAGCTCATCTTCAACTACAACAACAACAtctccttcttcttcttcttcttcttcgtcTTCGTCgtcttcctcttcttcttcgtcttcttcttcttcttcttcctcatcttcctcttcctcttcctcttcctcttcgTCTTCGTCTTCTTCGTCTTCTTCCAGCTCTTCGTCTTCTAGTTCTTCCTCTTCCGTACCAATAACGTCTTCCACCAGTTCTTCtcattcttcttcatcttcaagctcatcttcctcttcatcttctaGTCGGCCATCTTCGTCTTCGTCGTTTATCACGACCATGTCCTCATctacttttatttctacTGTCACAGTAACACCAAGCAgttcctcttcttcaacCAGTAGTGAAGTTCCAAGCAGTACGGCTGCCCTCGCTCTAAATGCAAGCAAGGCGTCAAACCATACGTCCTTGAATGCAGGTGCTATTGTGGGTATTGTTATCGGTTGTGTGGCATTCGCCGTGGTAATGGCATTGTGCATTTTCCTATACTTCTATTTCAGGAGATTCAAAATTAGAATGAGCGACTCGGCAAATGAAGGAAAATATCCCTCCTATGCTAGTGAATTAGATTCTCGCTTGGATCCTGCCATGATGAATCGCAAATCAAGTGAATCTTTGGCTGACAGTCAGGATTATTCGAGAAAGATATTGCGTGTCACAAATTTGAACTAA
- the sqs1 gene encoding G-patch and R3H domain-containing protein produces MSNFDDLQILDQLQTSARFRGDTRIRRFKGSNNSKSPFGLNPSSRISQWPRITFIRAKDNYNPAEELCQLIDEQNAHNEAKHQSKEIMLPKETNVKSCEDLSKTGEIKALDIVLFKAITSKGDTLKVKKIPEYAEAFDTTKNVEVSSFPEKSMNENVLIQHSLNLAPSDKEISSTEESEQLCYKEQESEKELYSKDNDDSLDILNVPNLVNDDIANNNAAPPPPLAQAQEQLSTENEDEFDIDDTTDKMTTFTMNKFADLSVLEEDDDDEDEDEELEGEKEEEEEEKEKPEISNYDETEGKVNFSLEDSESLEFDEGSDDYDYAKLTTELVGNTDSLAEDEDDILEEDEDEDEEELLAIFDASDDSEIEAYLSIGDTLQNDFTIYDYDSEDEEYNNPSTQKTEKVSQSKKGAKVKEEKGLKKDRKLPKKMRKAQKKLERKAGKAVAARMGDAFSNSLDDESMNLYAELQEQWLKDKSKKARRRAEREKLRSEGLLGKKSKKKLLRESQKPSSSDSDNASLTRIDKIFINDVYQRMQQFKHSAIEEISLPPCRKYVRRLVHALANDLNLKSRSYGSGNKRYTMLSKTHKFDASSVDLVSLTRIMERLQTRVEYQSFSKSGRKSRMTVSSVRSSKATRVYDGQIVGEDAPEISKENPGRRLLEKLGWYAGKGLGHPENEGSKDSLRAIVKVSRSGLG; encoded by the coding sequence ATGTCAAATTTTGATGATCTACAGATTTTAGATCAGTTACAAACTTCTGCCAGGTTTCGTGGTGATACACGAATCCGAAGATTTAAGGGATCCAATAATTCTAAAAGCCCTTTTGGTTTAAACCCTAGTAGTCGAATTTCACAATGGCCCCGAATTACCTTTATACGTGCTAAGGACAATTACAACCCGGCGGAAGAATTGTGTCAATTAATCGATGAACAAAATGCCCACAATGAAGCTAAGCACCAAAGCAAAGAGATTATGCTTCCCAAGGAAACCAACGTTAAGTCCTGCGAAGATTTATCAAAAACCGGTGAAATAAAGGCGTTGGACATTGTGTTATTTAAAGCAATTACTTCGAAAGGTGATACAttgaaagtaaagaaaattccGGAATATGCGGAAGCGTTTGATACCACCAAGAATGTAGAAGTTTCAAGTTTTCCTGAGAAAAGCATGAACGAAAATGTTTTGATTCAGCATTCTTTAAATCTTGCACCAAGTGATAAGGAAATTTCATCTACAGAAGAAAGTGAGCAGTTGTGTTACAAAGAACAAGAATCTGAGAAGGAGTTATATTCTAAAGATAATGATGACTCTTTAGACATACTAAATGTTCCAAACTTGGTCAATGATGATATTGCTAACAATAACGCTGCACCTCCACCGCCTTTGGCTCAGGCACAGGAGCAGTTGAGTACCGAAAATGAAGACGAGTTTGATATTGATGACACCACCGATAAAATGACTACGTTTACTATGAACAAGTTTGCCGACCTCTCCGTTttagaagaagatgatgatgatgaggACGAAGATGAAGAGCTAGAAGGAGAGAAAGAAGAGGAGGAAGaggagaaagaaaaacctgaaatatcaaattaCGATGAGACAGAGGgtaaagtaaatttttcacTTGAAGATTCGGAATCTTTAGAATTTGATGAGGGATCAGATGACTATGATTATGCTAAGTTAACGACGGAACTTGTGGGAAATACAGATTCATTAGCcgaagatgaagatgatattttggaagaagatgaagatgaagatgaagaagagcTTTTGGCAATTTTTGATGCTAGTGATGATTCCGAGATTGAGGCATACCTTAGTATTGGAGATACTTTGCAAAATGATTTTACTATTTATGATTATGACAGTGAGGATGAAGAGTACAATAACCCCTCAACTCAAAAAACGGAAAAAGTTTCTCAAAGCAAAAAAGGGGCGAAggtaaaagaagaaaaaggtttgaaaaaagatcGCAAACTTCCTAAAAAAATGCGTAAAGCTCAAAAGAAATTAGAGAGAAAGGCAGGAAAGGCTGTGGCCGCTAGAATGGGAGATGCcttttccaattctttGGACGATGAGAGCATGAACTTGTACGCTGAATTGCAAGAACAATGGCTTAAagataaaagcaaaaaggCAAGAAGACGAGCGGAAAGGGAGAAACTCCGCTCTGAGGGGCTACttggaaagaaaagcaaaaagaaacttttgCGCGAAAGCCAGAAGCCGTCTTCTTCCGATTCTGACAATGCTAGTCTTACACGAATTGATAAGATATTTATAAATGATGTTTATCAACGGATGCAACAGTTTAAGCACTCGGccattgaagaaatttcCCTTCCTCCATGCAGAAAATATGTTCGTCGATTGGTTCATGCGCTTGCCAACGATTTGAACTTGAAGTCGAGAAGTTATGGATCTGGAAACAAGCGGTATACTATGCTTTCCAAAACTCATAAATTTGATGCATCTAGTGTGGATTTGGTTTCACTTACCAGGATTATGGAGCGTTTACAGACCAGGGTTGAGTATCAGtcattttccaaatctGGTAGGAAATCTCGAATGACTGTTTCCTCTGTGAGGTCGAGTAAAGCCACACGTGTATATGATGGCCAAATTGTTGGAGAAGATGCCCCTGAAATTAGCAAAGAAAATCCAGGTCGTCGGTTGCTCGAAAAGTTAGGATGGTATGCAGGTAAAGGACTTGGTCATCCCGAAAATGAAGGTTCCAAAGATAGTTTACGTGCTATTGTTAAAGTTAGCAGAAGTGGTTTAGGTTAG